CGCGAGTGCACAGATGTTTCGGGAGGCCCGCGTGACCGTGTAGCGGAATACGTCTTCTGGTTTCGGGTCGGGCGTCAGCTTGAGGGCGATGAATTGTGGGTGTCCCAGTTTTACCTCCAGTTTTACCTATTACCAGTTTATGTCGAGCCAAAGCATTGGTCAGTGGTTGCACTGGTTATTGACTGCAAAGATTTGTCCGAGATGTGGTGCAGACTACTCTGGCCGTCATGTCCCAAGGAACGATGAAACGGGCTAGCGCTGTTTTTGTGAACCAACGGGGACACCCATTGGCCGGCCCTGTGTCAAGAGCGAACGGCGTCCAACGCCGCTGGTTGTGGCGGCGGCGAGGTTATGGGCGTTGGATTCGGCCTGACCGTCAGTCCGGTCCGAGCCCCTTTCTCCCACCTGACCGGTGTCGACGGCGGCGGCGAGGGTTTCCAAGTATTCGTGGGCACTGAACTGATTGCCGATCAGCCAACGCCCGGCGAGTACCAGTTCGGCGCGCAGAGCGTCATCGCGTAGTAGCCGCAGTATCGCGCGGGCCATCGCGTCGGCGTCGCGGGGTTCTACCAGCAGCCCAGTCCTGCCGTCCTTGATCCACTCGCCGATCTCGCCGACGTTGCTGGCGATAACCGCGGCGCCGCGGACCAACGCCTCCGCAGCGACGGTATTCATGGGTTCGCTCCACAGGCTGGGGATGAGCACGAGGTCCGCGGTGGCATACAGGGTGTCGCGTTGCGGATCGTCCAGGGTACCCACATATTGCACTTGGATCCGGTGGTGCGTGGTTTCCAACTGGGCGATGCGTTTTTGGCAATGGGCCCAGTAGCCAGCATCCGCGACTTGTCCTGCAATGGTGAACGCGAGGGTTTCCTGGGACGGCAGCAGGGACAGCGCGGCGATCGCAACGTGCAGGCCCTGCTCGTAGGCCAACCGTCCGTGGAATGCTATAACCGGCGTGGCACCGTTGCCACGACCGGGTGCGGTGGGCCGGCCACCGACGGGCGGCGTCACCAGATGGATGCGGGGTTCGATTTCCGGGAGGTTGCCGACGAGCATATTCTTGAGGAATGCATTGGATACGATGATGCTGTCCACGCAACGTACGGATTCCAGCAATTTCAGGCGCAAGAATAGCTCCCCCATCTGGTAGGTCCGGCCCGCTTGGGCGCTGACGCAATGGCCGCGTTCGGCGTCTAGCAGGCAGGACATCGAAAGCCGCCGGCGGCAGACGGGGGCCGCGGAGTCGCGTAAGGCGCGCATTGCGGTCAGGCAGGTGGGGAAGTGGTCGTGGATCTGCCAGAGCAATCGATAGTCCCGGGGCTGTGCCGCCAGGGCCCGGACGATACGGGCATCGAACACGTTGTGGAGGAATACCAGATCCGGGGAGAGATTCGCGACCCGTGCGCGGATCTGTTCCGCGACGGTGTCATCCGCTGCGGGCCGGTCGCCCAGGCCGGGGCATGCAGTCTGGGAGCTCAGGCTGTCGGACGTTATGGGCCCGCGGGTATCGTGTATCAGGTGAGAGCGCGTGCCCAGCGGGGCAAGAAGGGCGCTGAGGCGCAGGATGTCGGCCTGGGCTTCGGCGGACGCTGCGCCTCCCCCATCCACATGGACGATCTCGCGGACCCCGGGCAGGCCCCGTGCGAGCACCGGGAACCGGTCGCCGCGGGCGCGGGTGTCGGTGGGGCCGGCAGGGCGGGTTTGGGATCGGGGAGTGGCGCGTTTCATGGGCGCTCCTTGCGGCTCATAGTGGTCGGTCCGCCCTGGGCATCCCGCCTAGGGCTGCGGATTAGGTCGCGGCTCCGCTACGCGTTCCGTCCCATAACGGCGGGGGCTGATTGAAATTAAGGGCCAGTGTAGGTGCGGTCTATGACGGCTGCTTGAATCCCATGTGACGCTCCTATGACCGGCCCGGCAGATGTGTGCGTGCAGTTGCGCCGTGTGCCTGATCGGGGGCTCGTCATTAAGGTGTCACATGGAGATGTTATGCTTTCCGGCGCGTTGATCAGGTACGTTATGGTTAGCGGTCGAGTACCGCGGCATCCTGACGAAGCATGAGTGGTTGAACCTAGTGTAAGTGAAGCAACCCAGGCCGGTACGCCACATGGATGCGGCGGACCGGTCTTTCTCGTTGGCACGGTTTCTCCCGATTCCCCCGACCGATTGCTGAAGTGCGTCCACTGGGCGTTGTGCGCCGCGTAACCGGGCTCCGAACCCCCTGGGGCACGGATGGATGCCACTTAGGCAAACCAATAGACGATGACGCTGGGAACCGCGTGACCCATAGTGTCCGCCACGATGCCGGTCTGGTGTCGTGGATCGAAGTGGATCCGTAGCGGTCCCGGCGGTATCGGAGATTGCCCCGCGGTGCTTGGCCAGTTCTACGGAGGGGTAGGGCATGGAAACTCCGTTCAGCACCGGGCCAATCTCCTGGTCGTTTGGGGGATAGCACGGGTCCCGGGGTGGTTACCGGGAGCCCGATGGTGCCGCTGTTCCCGTAACCCCTAGAGATCCCAGGTATAGGGACGCGGCGCGTCGGTGTGCGGTGCAAGCACCAGGGTATCCGCGTGGCGGTGGCCCCAGTCCTCCTTGGTAGTGTGCCGGAGGGGGGCAGCGCGAGGCGGTAGCCGCTGAGGGGGGTAGGCGAGCCCTGGGCGCCGATTTGTGACCACAGGGATTGGGTTTGGTGGTCGTACATCAGGACGCCGTTGTTGTATAGGAGCCCGGATACACCGAAGTCCAGCGCGTGGCCGTGCACCGTGGCGTGGCCTGAAACGCCATCCCGGTGCCGCACAGGGGGCAGAAGTTAATCACCACCGGTGCGTCGCTGGCCAGGGATCATTCACGATCTCATGCCAAGTCGGAATTGCCACCGGATGGGCCTAGGCATCGCGGTTGCGGGCGATGCCTGGCACCCGGCCCTCGGGTGTGAGGCAGTGCGCTAGGCGGGCGCGGTCCAGGATCGGACGATGGTCAGCCGGTCGAATGCGATGCCCAGTATGCCGCCGTAGATCAGCTGCAGGGCGAGGGCGATCAGGGGCGCTTCGGGGCTCAATTGGCTCGCAAAAAGCCCGTGGCCGGCCAGTGGCATGACCACGATCATCAGGAACAGCCAGAGCATTCCACCGAAGAACATCCCGCGGGTGGCACAGCTGCGTCCCGGCAGGGCGTCCCAGAGGAGTGCGAAGAGGATGCCCCCGCCCAGGGTGCCGAGGAAGAAGTGCAAGAACCAACCCGTTCCCAGGCTGTGGGGGTGACCCGACAGCTGGCTCAGCATAACGATGGGATCCAGCGCGGGCACTAAACCCGACACGGTTTTGACGATCAACAATGCGGAAAGGGCGCAGGTCGCAAAGAATGCCGCGATCAGTGAGTTACCGATGTGATTCATTCCACTTTCTCCGATGGCTCAGGATCGGGTTCCGTGGCGGCCGGGTTTATCAACGACGTTCGGTCGCCACGAGATCGGTTGGATTCCAACCCGTAGTCGCCGGACCAAGTGCAAACCTTACACGCTGATATGCCCGATGTGTGCGGTTCCGGGGAACGATCGCGTCCGGTGGGCCACCCTTTGCCAGATCCTTGTCAACGGCGGTTCTTTGACGCGTGGTGACACGCGGGTGAGAACGCATGGGCCGATCGCCAAGTCCGGTTGATCGGCCTGGAGTCCCATTTCCGGCTTTGTTACGCTGCCCTTGCCGCTGGTTGGCGGCGGGTCAGGATGCCGCGCATGTTTTCCATGATGCGCGCTGGGCGCAATCGACCTGACCGACGGAGGACGACTGCACTTTAAATTGAGATGAAGATACGGATCGCACCGCTATGGCGATGGCTCGGGCTGCTCTTGTGGATGGTGCCCGTCGGCGCGGCGTTGGCGGTTTGCGGCACCGCGCAGGTGGCGGTGCAGGTGCTTGGTTCCGGCGGTCCGGTACCGGATGGCGACCGGGCCAGTTCCGGCTACTTGGTGTGGATCGACGGGCGCTCGCGGCTGCTGGTGGATGCGGGGGGTGGGACTTTTCTGCGTTTCGGCCAGGCGGGGGCGAAGATCGCGGATCTGGATTTCATCGCGATCACCCACCTGCACACGGACCACGTCGCGGATCTGCCCGCGCTGTTGATGGGCGGTTTCTTCGCGGACCGCGCCCGGCCCTTGCCCCTGAGCGGGCCCACGGGTGGCGGCGCCTTCCCGGGCATGCGGGAATTCGTTGTCGGCCTGTTCGACCCTAAACACGGTATCTTCCGCTACCTCGGCGGGTTCACGGACGGTTCCGGCGGATTGTTCGAGACCCCGGTGACGGAGGTGGATGCCTCGCGCACCACACCGCAGCGGATCTATGCCGACGCGCGCATGCAGATCGCGGCGATCGGCGTTCATCACGGTCCGGTACCGGCCCTGGGCTATCTGGTGACGGTGCGCGGCAAGCGCATCGCGTTCAGCGGCGACCAGAACGGACAGAACCCGCAGTTCGCGCGGATGATACGCGGTGCCGACGTATTGATCATGGACCACGCGGTTCCGGAATACGCCGGACCCGTCGCACGGCGGTTGCACGCCATGCCCAGCGAGATCGGCGCGCTGGCCCGGTCCGCCGGCGTCAAGGAATTGGTGCTCTCCCACTGGATGGCGCGCAGTCTCGTTACCTGGGACCGCGGCCTCGCGTTGATCCGCGAACGCTACCAGGGTCCGGTGGTGTCCGCCAAGGACCTGCAGTGCATCGTGGTGACGGCCGCGCAGGACCCGCGCGGAAAGTGAACGGCGGCTGCGCGCGCCACACCGGCGTGCCGCGGTGCCGCGGGAGGAGGCCGTAATGAGCGATGCGCAACGGCCCGAGCTTCGGGTCACGGTATTCTCGGACTACATCTGCCCGTTCTGCTACATCGGGTTCGTGCGGCTCGAGCGGCTGCGCACCGACTATGACCTCAAGGTCAACTGGTGCATGCTGGAGATCCACCCGGACAATCCTCCCGAAGGCCGTCCGGTGGCGGACCTGGGCTATTCCGATGCGCAGTGGGCGGACATGATGGGGCACCTCGGGGACATGGCCCGCGAGGAAGGCGTCATCATCAGTCCCCACACCCGCACCACCAACTCGCAGCGTGCGTTGCGGCTCGCCGAGGCGGCCAAGGAGGATGGCCCGGCGGTCTTCTATGCCCTGCACCGCCGGTTGTTCGAGGCGTACCTGGGGGAGGGGCGCAACATCGGGGATCCGGAGGTGCTGAGGGCGATCGCCGAACAGACCGGGGTGGGGCCGGAAACCCTGGAGCGCGCGTGGAGCGATCCGCGTTACGGTGCGCGGCTGGAGCAGAACTTGGCGGCTGAGGGTGGCGGTTCCCGGCGCCTTGGGCTGGTGATTGCGGGCGCGTCGGATGCTACCGGGGTTGCGGCTATCCCGTCGTCTGCCCACGATTCCTACGTGCCGCGCTACGCGCAGATTGCTCGCGTAGGTGCCGCAGGTGTTTTCTCACCGATCTTGTGTCGCGGCCGACGCTGCCCGCGTCACGAGCACCGGCAAGAAACCCTGGCTAGGCCTGAAGGACGCGTCCCGTCCCGTCCCGCTCCAGGATCTGTTCCGCCACATTGTCCAGATCCGGGCCGGTGATGTCGGGGATCTCACCGATTGGACCTGGAACGGTCCCGTCCCGAGCCACGTAGGCGGCGGCGCACCCGGCCCGGATGGCGCCGGTGGTGTCCCATTCGTGGGCCGCCACCAGCCGGACCTGCGCGACATCGACGCCGAGGCGGTAGGCGGCCATGCGGTAGGGCTCCGGGGCGGGCTTGTAGCGCCGTACGTCGTCCACCGAGAAGATGTCCTCGAAGTAGGGTAGCAGCCCGGCGTTGTGGATCTGTGCGTGGGCGGTTTCCGGCGCGGAGTTGGTGAGACATGCCAAGCGCAGCCCGCCCTCACGCAGCCGTGCGAGGGCTCGGGGGACCTCCGGGTGCGGCGGCAGCGTGCGCATTCCACCCAGAATACGGTCCCGTTGCGAGCGCGACAGGCCCACGCGATGGCGCGCCGCTATCCGCTCCAGGGCCGCCGCGGTTACCACGCCGAAGTCGGCATAGGCGCCGGTCAGGCTCGTGGTCATGGCACACAGCAACACCTGCGCGAACCATTCCCGGCGCACCTCGGCGTTGCCGAAGGCGGATGTGAAGAGCGGGTCCAGGGCGGCGAGGTCCAGCAGGGTCTCATTGACATCGAACACGATCACACGGTTCATGGCGCGAGTCTCCCTGGGGAAGTGACGGCAGAGCTGGGGGGAGCGATTCCGGTTCTCAAAGCATTCTTGGCAGCGCGTATTATCCATGAGGAGGCGGGTTCGGGGCCTGGACGAATCCTGCCCCGATACCGGATCGTGCGCCCGCCGCGCACCATGCACCGGAACGGAGCTTGATCACCAGCACAGACGTGCGCTTGACATCCGTTCGATTGGAGCGATGCCCGGTGGTTTGGTTCCGCGCCGCGCGGGAGAAAACCGGAGGCGGTTGTTGCCGGTCCGCGCGTCGGGGCCGACGCCGTTCCAGCCTTCAGTGCTGCGGTGGTCTGGTGCGCCGCGCACTCCCGGCGCTTCCATGCCGGCTCACCGCTGCGCCGGGAGGCCACCGGAACGACGGCGATCCCCGGTCTACTTGACTGCCTGCCAGGAGCCGTTCGGTTGACGGCAGGCGGTGCCATAGGCTTGCTGTTTGCGACCACCCACGTCTACGTCGGTGACGTATTCGCGGCAGTAGCGCCCGTTGTCCCGGTAGGTTTTCACTGGCGTCACGCTGTAGTCCGCCCCGGTATCCGGATTGCGCCAGCGCACCGGCTGGCGGGTCTCGCCGTACTCCAGGGTCTGACCCAGGCAGTACCGATCGGTGCGGTCCATGTCGCGGCCGATGGAATTGCCCAGCAGGGCCCCGATGATGGCACCGGCCACCGTGGCTGCGGTGCGCCCGTCCCCTTTGCCGACGGTGGAGCCCAGCACCCCGCCGGCGACGCCCCCCAGTAGCGTGCCGACTGCCGCTCGGTTGCAGCGGCCCCCTGCGATGACCACCGGGGCCGGCGCATGCCGATCGCCCTCTTGGCCATCGTAAGATCGGCGGTAGTTGTCGTCAGACCGCCGGTAGTTCCCGTGGTCCTCGTCCTCGTTGTCATCCTCGCCATGGTCGTGCTGGTGCCGGTAGCCGTAGGCCGGTGCCCAGGGAGGCGGATCCGCGAAGGCGACGGTTGGGGCCACGAAGAGCAGCGCCAGCGGCGCGCAGGCCAAGGCGGACACCGCCGGGGCGATGAGGGCCTGGAGACGACGAAGTAGTGGCGGGTTACGGCGCATATTGGAGACTCTCCCGGAAGGTTGAACCTAGTAGCTTATATCGGTTGGCAGGGCGTTCCGCCGAAGGGGAGGCGGTGACAGCGGAATTTGTGACGGTGTTCACGCAATGGCTGGGACCTGGGCGGGGGGGACGGTCGCTGCGGGCCCGACTATACTTTATCGTGATGCCATATCCGACCCTCCTTCCCCCTGCCATTCTGGCCGCTCATCTCACCGACCCTGCCTGGGTGGTGTTCGATTGCCGGTTCAACCTCGCCGACCCCGGATCAGGGGTTCGCGCCTATCGGGCGGGGCACGTCCCGGGGGCCCATTACGCCGATTTGGACCAGCACCTCTCTGGGCCCAAGGCGCCCGGGTCCGGCCGCCACCCGCTGCCGGATCCGGCTGCGTTGGCGGCCCGGCTCGGTGCATGGGGTGTTGGCGCCACGACCCAGGTGGTGGCCTACGATGATCAAGGCGGTGTCTTTGCCGCCCGCTTGTGGTGGTTGCTGCGCTGGCTCGGTCACGACGCGGTGGCGGTGCTCGACGGGGGCTGGGCGCGGTGGCGGAGGGAAGGGGGCCCGGAGGCAACCGTCGTACCGGTCGCGTCGCGTGCTGATTTCCCGACGCGACCGCGGCCGGATCGGATCGTGGATGCGGCGGCCGTGCACGCCAGCCTGAGTAGCGGGCGCTACCGGGTGGTGGACGCGCGCAGCCCGGAACGGTTCAGGGGTGAGGTGGAGCCCCTCGACCCGGTGGCGGGCCATATCCCCGGCGCGCGCAATCACCCCTATCAGGCGAACCTGGACGCGGACGGGAACTTCCTGTCCGCCGACCGCCTGCGGGAAGGATTTGCGCACTGCCTGGAGGGTTGTACGGCGGCCCAGGTAGTGCAGATGTGCGGCTCCGGAGTCAGTGCCTGCCATAACCTGTTGGCCATGGAACGGGCCGGATTGTCCGGGGCCCGGTTGTATCCGGGGTCATGGAGCGAATGGGTCGCAGACCCCGGACGCCCGATCGACCGCGGCGTGGGTGATCGGGGGTGACGCGTCCCGGGACGACACACGCCGGTTCCTGTTATCGACAACGAGGGGGAACGGAGATGCAACTTCCGCTGCAGGTCACTTATCGCGATTTCGAACCTTCCAAGGCCGTGACCGCGAGGATACGCGGGAAGGCCGACAAGCTGGAACATTTCTATGATCGGATCACCGGGTGCCGGGTGGTGATCGAGGCGCCGCACGCCCATCATCACAAGGGCCGGCTGTATCACGTGCGGATCGATCTCACCGTGCCCGACGGGGAACTGGTCGTGAGCCGCGACCATCACGACCGGCCCGCGCATACCGATCTCTACGTTGCGATACGGGATGCGTTCGAGGCGGCGCAACGCCAGCTCAAGGCCTATGCCCGGCGCCGCCGGGGCGACGTCAAGGCCCACCAGATGTCCCGTCACGGCGATGCCGCGGAAGCGGCTGCGCAAGAATCCGACGCCGGAGACACGGAGATCTCCGGCGATCACAAGGTCGACCCCCATCGCACCACATCGCAGGGCCGCGGTCCGGATCACCCGGGTACGCGCGCCAAGGTCCGTGCCGCGAGGGAGCGCGCAGCGCGAGCCTCCGGTAGCGGCGCGGTGCGCGCGCTGCGCAGAGGTCTAGCGCCGGGGTGACCCGATTTCCCACGCGCCGCGCTACGCGCGGATTGCTTGGTCAATGTGACGGGCGGTCTCAGCCCTAAGGCCGATCAGGGTTGATGGGAATAGAATTGTTTTGCCTGGACCTTGTCGTCCAGGAACTGAATCGTGATGGTGGCGCCGTCCCGCGCTTTCCAAGTGGCGGAGGTGCCGGAGAAATCGCCGAACTGGATGCCAGAGGATTCCGTCGGTTTTCCAAGGATCCCGCGCACTTGCTCCAGCGTCATGCCGGTCTTTACCTGGTCAAAGTTGGATTGGGTGATCTTTGATGCGCAGCCCGTGAGGGCCAGCGCCAGCAGGACGGGGAGGATCACGAGCCGCAGGGTTATCTTCCATCGGTCCGTAGTCCCACCCGACCCGATGCGTCCCCGCACGAGGGTTACAGGTCCGCGCGGTATAGGCGCGGCGGATCGAACGGCGCCGGTGCCGGAGAGTGGGCGGGCGGTGCGGACGGAAGATGGCTGCACGTATCAGACCTCGAAGACGATGAAGGACGGTAACGCCCAGTATAACTGGAGGTCGCGTGCGGTCCCAGGCTCATGGGGGTCTGTCTGTATCCCGTGGCGAGCGATGCGAGCCGAAAAAAACGTTCTGTCGTCGTTTGGCACTTGCACGGGAAGAATTGCCAAACCGCCTCTGTTAACGTAATCGATCAGACATTCCGAGGGTTGTTTAGCCACAAAAAAAGGGGCCGCGGCGGCGGCCCCTTGTCAGGACAGACCGGGAATGCCCGGCGGGCTGTTATTTGACTTCCTCGAACGCGGAGAAGTCCACGACGGTGCGCCGGTTGGGCGCCAGGCAGCCGATGAGCGCGTTACCGCGTTTGCCGTGGCAGCTCACCACCGGTGAGGCATCGCCGGCTCCGGTGACGGTGATGTAACTCGTCGGGATGCCCTTGCTTACCAGGTAGCTCTTGACCGCTTCGGCGCGGCGCAGGGAGAGCTTCTGGTTGTAGGGTTTGGAGCCGATACGGTCCGTGTAACCCGTGATATGAATCTGCGGTTCCTTGACGTCCTTTTTCAGCGTCGCAACGATGTCGTTCAGTTTATGTTGGCCAATGGTGGTGAGGGTCGCGCCGTTGAACGCGAAGTACGCGTCCGCACCCAAGGTGATCGGCTTGAGTACCGTCTTCGGTGCCGGTGGGGCGGTTTCCACTGCGGCCATGGGTACCGACTCTGGAACCTTCGCCATCAGCCCCGGGTCGCATTGGGCGTTGGCATCGGCACGGACCCATTGCGAGGTACGTACGCACTGACCGGCGCTGTCGCGCACGTAATGACCTTCATTGTTGACGACATAGCCGGTGGGGCCGGCCGCGACCGCGGTGCCTGCGACTATACTGAGGCACGCGGCGATCGCTGCGCTGACGATGGCGGGACGTGTTGCGGCTCTTCTGTGAACTTTCATGACGCTCTCCTATTTCAAAGATATTTTTTTGTAGTGGGTGGATTGCCCCGCTGCGCTCGGGGCCAGACAGTTCGAAATCTTGCGCCGGCATTACCCGCTGCATTTGAGGATTCGATGGTGAAGCTGCGGACCAGGAAACTACGCGATGGACATTGCTTTAATTGTATCCGGTGGACGTATCGCGGCGAATGGCAGGGAACGACGCAGTACGGCCTCGGTCCCCTCACGGTAGAAGCTTACACCGGGGATTGGCCCTGTCAATATGCGTCGGCGGCACCAATAGCGGGTTGCGCGCCGTCAAATTTCCAGCGGTTCGCTAGCAGGGGAATTCCGGTACCGTGGGATTCAGGAAGTCGTGGCGCAGTGACTCAGGACGAGCTTGGGGGGGTTGGTGGAAAAGACGAACGGCGCGGTCTTCTCCAGGGCGCTGAGTCCCAGCAGGAGCCGCGTACGCTGGGGAAACACAGCGGCGTCTACGTTATGCAACACACAGTCGCCACCCAGGGTCACGGCCTTGATCCGATACACCGGGACGGTGCGCCGGGTACCGTCCGCCATGATGCCCGTGAGGTCTTTGACATACACGGCGTCTCCGGAGCGTTGGAGTACCGCCAGGGTATCCTCGTTGATGGTCATATAGCCCGAACCGGTATCGACCATGAACTCCACCTTTCCGTAGCCGGTGATATCGCCTCCGACATAATAGGTGGAGGCGCCTCGATGGATCATGGGGATGGTGTGGCCGAATTGCCCCGCCTGGGTTGCCAGGACGGCCATGGCCAACCCGAGGAACACCAGGGCCTTGAGTTTAGGTTGCGGTCGCATGCCCATCTCAGCGACCGATTCCCGCGCTTCTGAACCCTTTCCCGCGCGGCAGCGACCGGTCCGGGTGGCGCACGGGGCGCGGGTCGATGATGGGTCGTTTAGGTGCCCATCGTCGGCGATATGAAGCACAAACTGTGGATTATGACCTATTTAGTGTGGACTGGCCGTTGCGACCAACACGCTATGGGTTTGGGGTGCAAGCGCGTGGCGCATCAGGTCCTACCGGGCGGGCCGCGCTTGATCCAGGACTCCGATGCAGGCGCGTTTAAAAAGAAGCCGCCCGCCCGGGGGGATTTCGAAACCGGGGGGCGGCAAGAGGCAGAACGGTATTCCCGGGGCCGATTACTCGGCGGGGTGGGAGTAGGTGCTGGACGCGGGTTTCACCCCATCCTCCGGCTTGCGGGCTTCCCACGCCGCAAAATCGGCCTCGTCCATCTTGCCGTCTTTGCTGACCTTCGCGAAGTCCTGATCCAGCGATTTCAGATGTTTCGCTTCGGATTGGTCGATATACCCGTCGTGATTGGCATCCAGTTGCTGGAACTGCTGATGACTGAGGGCCTTTAGACCGGAATGATCGGATGCCGCTAGGGCTACACCGGTGGAAAGGGCCGTGAGGGTCAGGGCAAACAGCAGGGATTGCTTCATCGTACGCTCCTCCTTCCTCTTACTTTGCGTCCTTTCGTGACCGGACCTACCCATGCCGCCGGGGTGGGTCACGGTACTCCGAAGAGCTATAGCAACTCTCATGCCAGTTCATATAAAATTATATTTAACAATTAGTTAATATAAATTAGCCCGACGGGTTTGGCCAGAATCTGTTACCCATGAGCGACACCAGCCCGGTGCGGGTACTCACGCTATCCAACCTTTCGCG
The Chromatiales bacterium 21-64-14 genome window above contains:
- a CDS encoding sulfurtransferase, whose amino-acid sequence is MPYPTLLPPAILAAHLTDPAWVVFDCRFNLADPGSGVRAYRAGHVPGAHYADLDQHLSGPKAPGSGRHPLPDPAALAARLGAWGVGATTQVVAYDDQGGVFAARLWWLLRWLGHDAVAVLDGGWARWRREGGPEATVVPVASRADFPTRPRPDRIVDAAAVHASLSSGRYRVVDARSPERFRGEVEPLDPVAGHIPGARNHPYQANLDADGNFLSADRLREGFAHCLEGCTAAQVVQMCGSGVSACHNLLAMERAGLSGARLYPGSWSEWVADPGRPIDRGVGDRG
- a CDS encoding haloacid dehalogenase, type II — translated: MNRVIVFDVNETLLDLAALDPLFTSAFGNAEVRREWFAQVLLCAMTTSLTGAYADFGVVTAAALERIAARHRVGLSRSQRDRILGGMRTLPPHPEVPRALARLREGGLRLACLTNSAPETAHAQIHNAGLLPYFEDIFSVDDVRRYKPAPEPYRMAAYRLGVDVAQVRLVAAHEWDTTGAIRAGCAAAYVARDGTVPGPIGEIPDITGPDLDNVAEQILERDGTGRVLQA